The sequence NNNNNNNNNNNNNNNNNNNNNNNNNNNNNNNNNNNNNNNNNNNNNNNNNNNNNNNNNNNNNNNNNNNNNNNNNNNNNNNNNNNNNNNNNNNNNNNNNNNNNNNNNNNNNNNNNNNNNNNNNNNNNNNNNNNNNNNNNNNNNNNNNNNNNNNNNNNNNNNNNNNNNNNNNNNNNNNNNNNNNNNNNNNNNNNNNNNNNNNNNNNNNNNNNNNNNNNNNNNNNNNNNNNNNNNNNNNNNNNNNNNNNNNNNNNNNNNNNNNNNNNNNNNNNNNNNNNNNNNNNNNNNNNNNNNNNNNNNNNNNNNNNNNNNNNNNNNNNNNNNNNNNNNNNNNNNNNNNNNNNNNNNNNNNNNNNNNNNNNNNNNNNNNNNNNNNNNNNNNNNNNNNNNNNNNNNNNNNNNNNNNNNNNNNNNNNNNNNNNNNNNNNNNNNNNNNNNNNNNNNNNNNNNNNNNNNNNNNNNNNNNNNNNNNNNNNNNNNNNNNNNNNNNNNNNNNNNNNNNNNNNNNNNNNNNNNNNNNNNNNNNNNNNNNNNNNNNNNNNNNNNNNNNNNNNNNNNNNNNNNNNNNNNNNNNNNNNNNNNNNNNNNNNNNNNNNNNNNNNNNNNNNNNNNNNNNNNNNNNNNNNNNNNNNNNNNNNNNNNNNNNNNNNNNNNNNNNNNNNNNNNNNNNNNNNNNNNNNNNNNNNNNNNNNNNNNNNNNNNNNNNNNNNNNNNNNNNNNNNNNNNNNNNNNNNNNNNNNNNNNNNNNNNNNNNNNNNNNNNNNNNNNNNNNNNNNNNNNNNNNNNNNNNNNNNNNNNNNNNNNNNNNNNNNNNNNNNNNNNNNNNNNNNNNNNNNNNNNNNNNNNNNNNNNNNNNNNNNNNNNNNNNNNNNNNNNNNNNNNNNNNNNNNNNNNNNNNNNNNNNgacttgttttaaattatatttttcatttttttttcagacAAGATTAAATATGTATCTATagatattaaaataaacaaatttaactttaaaatttacaacCTTAAGACTAAGATATTTTAAGGATATTAATACTATATAGAAGCGACAGTGAGCAAGCAGTTGACGGTTGTCATGCTTGCTTTCGGTTGTCTATTTGTGGtccagttttttttttaatattttttctattgtaatttaattattttcaatatgtTGATATTTAAAATtgtgtaaaaaattattataatttacaataataactattaaaTTATTTCAAGGGACATAAAAAATTTTGGTTGACTCGAAATTCTATAGTGCAATATAAATTTGGATGGAGGAAGTTATATGTTATTTGAAAATATCGTGAAAAGTAATGtaaatcacaacaattaacaaattaaaatatttgaaggatGTATTAAAAATTGGTTTAACTTTCCAATTCTACCAATggcatataaattaaaaatttatgtagAAAGtcctataaattaaaataattagcaacttaaattatttcaaaaattatagtataaaaaatttgattggtTTTCTCTATATTCATTGCATAAATTGGGACAAAAAGAATAACATGTAGTAGAAAATGATGTAAAAACAGagtaaatcaataatttaaaatatgtaaattataaaaaatttaattaactttctaaattatactttttttttgttggttGGTACTTTCTAAATTATACAGTAATTATATATATGGATTGGTGTTAAACTACTAAGAATGTCCATCTcatgaaaattaatatttattcttAGATCCCTTAATTAATTCAACAAACCAAATATGGTTGATGAAATACAACAATTCTCACTTACGCTTATACCTCCAGATTATTTGGGGGTATTTTGATCAATCaaaatttatgtttatatttttataatagtatatgatgatgattatatatgaatttgaataCATCAAGGGAAAATTGGATACCGATTAGAATAAGATGAACTTATTACTAAACTATACTcccttctttttagtttttattctttGGTTTTATTTGATCCTTATTAACTTGACACTTCCTTTAAAAGAATATTTCTTTGGGGCTTATTTTGctaaatgttttgaaaatataaatttaattactaTTACTTTATTTAATCATTTACTGATAAGGATAGTATTAGAAGAACataataataatttcttgatttcataaattagtCAAATAAATTGGAACAACTACTTTTAATAAAAggatcaaataaaacaaaatgaagagagtacATTATTTGATTCATATTTACTTGACACATTTCttaattagaaaattttaattagagttagtattttactaaattaattttattaataatattttaaaatttaaagtctaACTAGTTATATTACTACTATTGTATAGAGATTTTAAAAACAACgatagaagaaaaagtaaaataaataactaaaataaatatttatttattcgtTAAGCATAAGTTCTTAGGAGAGTATGGAATTGAAGTGGTTAGGGATGGACATTCGATTTGATTGTTTGGTGTAGTTTTTCCAAGAACTTGCCTTGGGCGAATAACTATGAAGGTGGTAATTTACTGGTAGTGCAAGTAAGTATGTTTGATTGTGGGGGAATAGCCATCAGTATATGCTTATCGCACAAGATTGCTGATGGTTGCTCTGTGCTTAGTTTCCTTAATGATTGGGCTAGTCTCACTCGTGATCACGCGAGGACAACTGATCTGATTTCTTCTCCAACATTTGTAGGAGATTCTGTTTTCTCTACACAAAAATATGGTCCTCTTATTACGTCCACAAATTGTGTCCAATATCGATGATGAGTGCGTACAGAAAAGACTCATTTTTCCTTCCGCCAAGTAATTAGATGCCCTTCGAGCTAAAGTAAGACTGCCATCAGTCCATTATTAGTATCTTCTTTTAAGGTCTTTTTACTTGATTTCTGTaactttaagaaaaatatattattaatgctacctctatttcaatttatatgacataatTTGATTGATGAAGGTAGCAGTAGAATCAGGAGTAGAAAATCCAACACGGGCAGAAGTTGTTAGCGCGCTTCTTTTCAAATTAAATGTGCAACAAAAgcaacatcaagtacaagtatttcaaTGCGCCCGTCAAAGCTAGTTAACTTCTTTAACCTACGTACTATGATGAAACCTCGTCTACCTCCTAGTGCTATTGGAAATGTCTTGTCCGCATTCTCTACACAAGCAATTAATACTATGTTGGTTCGTAATTTAAGGAAGCTAAGGGAGTTGAAGTGGCTAGCTTACACAAAAGACCAAGTCGAACAAAATGAACAGATCTTAGAGGCAGTAAACTCCATGAAAAAGGGGAAAATGTTATTTGAAAATAAGGACGAAAATTGTACGATGTATTCTTGCAGCGATCTTTGCAAATTTCCATATTACAGTGTAGATTTTGGATGGGGAAAACCTGAAAGAGTGAGTTTAGCAAATGGTCCCTCCAAGAAGATTATCAAACTGGGAGAGGCGTGGAGGCGTGGGTGATGCTGCACAAACAACATATGTCTGCATTTGAACTCGACGAGGAACTTCTTCAGTTTATTTCCTATAATTCATTCCAAATTTTTAGTCGTAAATGGTGGAGTTCTTCATGCATCATGCATGGCCTTGATCATTTTATTTCTGTTGTGTGCTTTTGATGGGATTATATTGTTCCCcttagtatttaatttttagtcCTATATACCCACCTTTGATTTTGTTCACTTGCTTTGTTTAATATGTTTCTCTCGTGATCTAATGATATAAGATGTGATGTGTTGTTTGGTTGGGGCGTGAAGTTTAAATCTAACGAAAAATATACTATGTTAATGGAAGTTGCAATTTAGACAAGGCAAATGGGGAGATAGACCTAATGTTGGTGAActaaaaatcatctcaaaatGATAAACGATAGGGATAAAATGAAGTATCAACACACGGTAATAAATTCAAATACTGGGGGAgtcattttttgtttttactcAACATATATACCTTGTGAATGTAGACATAGAAATGCATATTAAATTCATTTCTTGTCCCCCTTAGTGTACAAGAACCAATACAATTTAATCTTCTTtttcaacataaaataataactaacatAACAATGAACCGTACTGAAACttaattcaattttttgtggATTTCATCAAAGATAATTGTGTTGGTCATGTCGCCTATAGCATCCAACTAACCTTATAAGTTTGGCGTTTTCTGTGACAAAGATTCTTGGCAAGTTCACGACGGGCTTTAGAAATCGAAATAGGATCATAATGACGAACCTCCTATTACAtgttaaattaatattatatataatgaCACACAAGTGTTTAACTTGATTCCTTCTGAAAATCCATGTatgttactccctccgtttcagaataagtgaattgttggggtatttattggtattttaaaataagtgaattattgaattttttttcaaatttgcccttatgatttgacaaccaattaatttttgaaaaggtattacaaggtcaactttttcttttttggggtaaaaatggaaagttgtgttaaatttatgtgtttaatgtttttttgttaatatgtgtgccaaaatccaacaactcatttattatgaaacggagggagtactatatAGGCCAATGTCATGTCCCttgtgagtgtgtgtgtgtatatcaCAGTTAGATTATTTGTTCAATCTTAACAAAACATGGCTGCAATTCCATCACAACTAGTTTCAATTCCTGAAAAAACCATTGTGAAGCCTTCTTCACCCTCCCCTAATTCTCTCAAGTACCACAAGCTCTCTTTCATTGACCAATCTTTGAGTCATTTATACATTCCTCTAGTATTTTTCTataataaacatgagcaacatgTACATGAACTTGACCAAATAACTAACACATTACAGACTTCTCTAGCAACAACACTAGCCTCATACTACCCTTATGCAGGTACTATGAAAGACAGTTCTGCCACGGTTGAATGCAACTACAAGGGAGTCGATTTTTACAACGTTCACATACCGCGTCCAATGTCTGAAATCCTAAATCACCCTTATGATCATCATAATACAGAAAGCTGCAATGTCTTCCCAAAAGGTTTGCCTTGGAAGAATTCGTTTGATGGAAGTCTACTCGTGGCTCAGTTAAGCCATTTCGATTGTGGGGGAATTGCAGTAAGTGCATGTTTGTCACATAAGATTGGTGATGGTAGCTCAGTAGCTAGTTTCTTGCATGATTGGGCTAGGGTAACTCGCGATCCAAACATTATCCCTCGTCCTAAGTTCATTGGAGATTCTATATTTCCATCGCGCAATATTCCTATGTTTGATCCTGTTTTTCAGTCCAATACAGAGAAATGTGCACATAGGAAGTTCCTTTTCTCTGGCTCCAAATTACGCGCGCCCAGAGCAATAGTTGCAGTCGAATCAGGGATCAAGAATCCTACGCGATCAGAAGTAGTGATTGCAATTATGTTCAAATTCGCCACAAAAGCAGCATCAAGAATCAACAATTCTGTTTCACTTCGCCCATCCATGATGTTAAACGATGTTGATATACGCCCTCTTGTCGTTCCCGTTGTAATCTCTTGAGTGGTTTTTCACTCATCGTAACTAGGACAGATGAGATGAAAATACCAACATTGGTTCACAACCTTAGGAAAGGACTCGAATCAGTTTACAAGAAAGATCCTGTTCAACAAAATGACTTAGTGATGGAAATTCAGGAATGCATCAAAACAGGAAGGCCACTATTCGATTTTGAAGAATTCGACATGTACTTCTGCAGCAATATGTGCAAGTTTTCGGGTTATAGCGTAGATTTTGGATGGGGAAAACCAGAGAGAGTGTCATCACCATTTGGTCCATGGAAGAATAGCTTCTTCTTGAGTGCTGATAAAAGTCTTCATGGTGTTGAAGCATTGGTAACATTAGATGAACAGCATATGTTAGCATTAGAGAGTGATGAAGAATTTCTTGAGTTTGCTACTCCAATTACAAGTTATTAGCTAACTTTAAAAACtcattagtatttctatatttatGTCACGGCCCAAACTAAGGGCAGTGATCGGCACCTGATAAGGATGGTGAGCCCGATGGTCAGGTGCTAGCCACTGTTCCTAGTTGAGTCGCGATAAAACTCTTTTTTGTTGTTGCTTCGATTAATAATAGCTAAATGCTGAGATATGAAACTGTATAATTTAGCACAATTTATTGACTATCTTGGCCGCTACTACATGCACTATATGCCTTTGTTGTATAAGGAATTCAACAATTTAGGTATGTACATTCTCCCTCTTGTTAAAATATTAGATTAATACTTAACTAGTGCactttatgaatatttttaagaaaaaaacttggataaatattaaaatttaaatcagTTAAACTACTTTGAAATCAGAGAGAATT comes from Capsicum annuum cultivar UCD-10X-F1 chromosome 2, UCD10Xv1.1, whole genome shotgun sequence and encodes:
- the LOC107858255 gene encoding acyltransferase Pun1-like, whose amino-acid sequence is MAAIPSQLVSIPEKTIVKPSSPSPNSLKYHKLSFIDQSLSHLYIPLVFFYNKHEQHVHELDQITNTLQTSLATTLASYYPYAGTMKDSSATVECNYKGVDFYNVHIPRPMSEILNHPYDHHNTESCNVFPKGLPWKNSFDGSLLVAQLSHFDCGGIAVSACLSHKIGDGSSVASFLHDWARVTRDPNIIPRPKFIGDSIFPSRNIPMFDPVFQSNTEKCAHRKFLFSGSKLRAPRAIVAVESGIKNPTRSEVVIAIMFKFATKAASRINNSVSLRPSMMLNDVDIRPLVVPVVIS